Proteins encoded in a region of the Methylobacterium radiotolerans JCM 2831 genome:
- a CDS encoding site-specific DNA-methyltransferase, whose translation MASPRTVAADAVARKQVSRAGRPASAPRMGLVPAQRSLPLDQVLVGDCIAAMNALPASSVDCVFADPPYNLQLGDAGLLRPDQSRVDAVDDDWDKFATFEAYDTFTRDWLSACRRVMKPNATLWVIGSYHNIFRVGSALQDLGYWILNDIVWRKANPMPNFRGKRFTNAHETLIWASRSADSKGYTFHYEALKGGNEDLQMRSDWFIPLCTGEERLKDAEGRKVHPTQKPEALLARTLLAATNPGDVVLDPFFGTGTTGAVAKRLGRRFIGIEREATYAEAARERIAAVETLSRAALMVAPTKRAEPRVPFLSVIEAGHIRPGETVTDERRRFRATVRPDGQLDNGLVIGSIHKIGALVQGLPACNGWTFWHVERGGKPVVIDTFRAGLRQAMANG comes from the coding sequence ATGGCTTCCCCGCGTACCGTGGCTGCCGACGCCGTCGCCCGGAAACAGGTCTCGCGTGCCGGGCGGCCCGCGTCGGCGCCACGGATGGGTCTCGTACCCGCCCAGCGTTCCCTGCCCCTCGACCAGGTTCTCGTCGGGGACTGCATCGCGGCCATGAACGCCCTGCCGGCGTCGAGCGTCGACTGCGTGTTCGCCGATCCGCCCTACAATCTCCAGCTCGGCGACGCCGGCCTCCTGCGCCCGGACCAGAGTCGCGTCGACGCGGTCGACGACGACTGGGACAAGTTCGCGACCTTCGAGGCCTACGACACCTTCACCCGGGACTGGCTCTCCGCCTGCCGCCGCGTGATGAAGCCGAACGCGACCCTCTGGGTGATCGGGTCGTACCACAACATCTTCCGGGTCGGGAGCGCGTTGCAGGATCTCGGTTACTGGATCCTCAACGACATCGTCTGGCGCAAGGCCAACCCGATGCCGAACTTCCGCGGCAAGCGCTTCACCAACGCCCACGAGACCCTGATCTGGGCCTCGCGCTCGGCCGACTCGAAGGGCTACACCTTCCATTACGAGGCGCTGAAAGGGGGCAACGAGGACCTCCAGATGCGCTCGGACTGGTTCATCCCCCTCTGCACCGGCGAGGAGCGGCTGAAGGATGCGGAGGGCCGCAAGGTCCACCCGACCCAGAAGCCCGAGGCCCTGCTCGCCCGGACGCTGCTCGCGGCGACCAATCCCGGCGACGTGGTGCTCGACCCGTTCTTCGGCACCGGCACCACCGGCGCCGTCGCCAAGCGCCTCGGCCGCCGCTTCATCGGCATCGAGCGCGAGGCGACCTACGCTGAGGCCGCCCGGGAGCGGATCGCCGCCGTCGAGACCCTGTCGAGGGCCGCCCTCATGGTGGCGCCGACCAAGCGCGCCGAACCGCGGGTGCCGTTCCTGTCGGTGATCGAGGCGGGCCACATCCGCCCCGGCGAGACCGTGACCGACGAGCGCCGCCGGTTCCGCGCCACGGTGCGCCCGGACGGCCAGCTCGACAACGGCCTCGTCATCGGCTCGATCCACAAGATCGGCGCGCTGGTGCAGGGCCTTCCGGCCTGCAACGGCTGGACCTTCTGGCACGTGGAGCGCGGCGGCAAGCCGGTGGTGATCGACACCTTCCGGGCCGGTCTCCGCCAGGCGATGGCGAACGGCTGA
- a CDS encoding carboxypeptidase M32, with amino-acid sequence MTAYQTLEQRFARLAALEGAAGILGWDAQTLMPEGAAEARGDQLAILRGLAHGMLTAPEAAEELAAAEQAGDLEPWAAANLREMRRAQAHATAVPRDLVEASSRAVSRSEMVWREARRDADFARLEPHLAEVLRLQREIGQAKGAALGLDPYDALLDSYDPGMRRATIDPLFADLTGWLPDLIARAREIQASRPAPLPLDGPFDVTVQRDLGLTLMKAVGFDFTRGRLDISLHPFCGGATDDVRITTRYDAADFGRSLMGVLHETGHALYEQGRPAAWRNQPVGAARGMSLHESQSLIVEMQACRSREFFTFLAPLLQAAFGRSGPEWSPENLHALNTRVAPGFIRVDADEATYPAHILLRYRLETAMIAGDLAVRDLPGAFNDGLRDLLGLTVPDDRVGCLQDIHWPSGAFGYFPTYTLGALAAAQLFRAARTTEPALPGCLAQGDFGPLRDWLRAHVHAVGSLLDTDDLLTRATGTKLGTAAFRAHLEARYLGGAGA; translated from the coding sequence ATGACCGCCTATCAAACCCTCGAACAGCGCTTCGCCCGGCTCGCCGCCCTCGAGGGCGCGGCCGGGATCCTCGGCTGGGACGCGCAGACCCTGATGCCGGAGGGTGCCGCCGAGGCCCGCGGCGACCAGCTCGCGATCCTGCGCGGGCTCGCCCACGGGATGCTCACCGCCCCCGAGGCCGCCGAGGAGCTGGCGGCGGCCGAGCAGGCCGGGGACCTCGAACCCTGGGCCGCCGCCAACCTGCGGGAGATGCGCCGCGCCCAGGCCCACGCCACCGCGGTGCCCCGCGACCTCGTCGAGGCGAGCTCCCGCGCCGTGTCCCGCTCCGAGATGGTCTGGCGCGAGGCGCGGCGCGACGCCGACTTCGCCCGCCTCGAACCCCACCTCGCCGAGGTGCTGCGGCTCCAGCGGGAGATCGGCCAGGCGAAGGGCGCGGCCCTCGGCCTCGATCCCTACGACGCGCTGCTCGACAGCTACGATCCCGGCATGCGCCGGGCGACCATCGACCCGCTCTTCGCGGATCTGACCGGCTGGCTGCCGGACCTGATCGCCCGCGCCCGGGAGATCCAGGCGTCCCGGCCGGCGCCGCTCCCGCTCGACGGACCGTTCGACGTGACGGTGCAGCGCGACCTCGGCCTGACGCTGATGAAGGCGGTGGGCTTCGACTTCACCCGCGGCCGGCTCGACATCAGCCTGCACCCGTTCTGCGGCGGCGCCACCGACGACGTGCGGATCACCACCCGCTACGACGCGGCCGATTTCGGCCGGTCGCTGATGGGCGTTCTCCACGAGACCGGGCACGCCCTCTACGAGCAGGGCCGGCCGGCGGCGTGGCGGAACCAGCCGGTCGGCGCGGCGCGCGGGATGAGCCTGCACGAGAGCCAGTCGCTCATCGTCGAGATGCAGGCCTGCCGGAGCCGGGAGTTCTTCACCTTCCTGGCGCCGCTCCTGCAGGCGGCGTTCGGGCGATCCGGGCCCGAATGGTCGCCAGAGAACCTTCACGCGCTCAACACCCGGGTCGCGCCGGGCTTCATCCGGGTGGATGCCGACGAGGCGACCTACCCGGCCCACATCCTCCTGCGCTACCGGCTGGAGACCGCGATGATCGCGGGCGACCTCGCGGTGCGCGACCTGCCGGGGGCGTTCAACGACGGGCTGCGCGATCTGCTCGGGCTCACCGTGCCGGACGACCGGGTCGGCTGCCTCCAGGACATCCACTGGCCGAGCGGCGCGTTCGGCTATTTCCCGACCTACACGCTCGGCGCCCTGGCGGCCGCGCAGCTGTTCCGGGCGGCCCGCACGACCGAGCCCGCGCTGCCGGGCTGCCTCGCGCAGGGCGACTTCGGACCCTTGCGGGACTGGCTCCGCGCGCACGTGCACGCGGTGGGGAGCCTGCTCGACACCGACGACCTGCTCACCCGCGCCACCGGGACGAAGCTCGGCACGGCGGCGTTCCGGGCCCACCTGGAGGCGCGCTATCTCGGGGGCGCGGGCGCCTGA
- a CDS encoding DUF721 domain-containing protein: protein MARVKPLAELIESCIGPAFAAQGFASTDILAAWPEIVGERLARYCRPSKLEWPKRRRSESATPESGTLVVRVEGVFALELQHLAPVVIQRINAHYGWACVSRIVLQQDRVGRAGRAPARARVDPAAAVEVQRAVAGIVDDGLRAALDRLGTAAVATRPER, encoded by the coding sequence ATGGCGCGCGTCAAACCGCTGGCCGAGCTGATCGAGAGTTGCATCGGGCCGGCCTTCGCGGCGCAGGGATTCGCCTCGACCGACATCCTGGCCGCCTGGCCGGAGATCGTCGGCGAGCGGCTGGCCCGCTACTGCCGGCCGTCCAAGCTGGAATGGCCGAAGCGCCGCCGGAGCGAGTCCGCCACGCCCGAATCCGGCACGCTGGTCGTGCGCGTCGAGGGCGTCTTCGCGCTCGAGTTGCAGCATCTCGCGCCGGTGGTGATCCAGCGGATCAACGCCCATTACGGCTGGGCCTGCGTCTCCCGGATCGTGCTGCAGCAGGACCGGGTCGGGCGCGCCGGCCGGGCGCCCGCGCGCGCGCGCGTCGATCCGGCCGCCGCCGTCGAGGTCCAGCGCGCCGTGGCGGGGATCGTCGATGACGGCCTGCGCGCCGCCCTCGACCGCCTCGGCACCGCCGCCGTGGCGACGCGTCCGGAGCGGTGA
- the mutY gene encoding A/G-specific adenine glycosylase produces the protein MPPRTATDPEAGPGPRADDLLAWYDRHRRVLPWRALAGAAPDPYRIWLSEVMLQQTTIAAVRPYFERFLTRFPDIFALAEAPEEAVMSAWAGLGYYSRARNLHACARTVAAAGGRFPDTAEGLRKLPGIGAYTAGAIAAIAFDRQEAAVDGNVERVLSRAYAVEAPLPGSRPEIRRLTQALVPTDRPGDFAQALMDLGATICTPKRPACALCPWMRPCRARSLGTQESFPRKIKVAKGALRRGAAFVAIRSGDEAVLLRTRPPEGLLGNMAEPPGSAWEPDYDVAAALLDAPLDARWKRLPGLVRHGFTHFPLELTVFVARVALATPAPAGTRFTPRSALDDEPLPGLMRKVLAHAFDPKPEPEKKPRGRPRKEPPPMPLLAAMEAPVSMPDPEPRPRVRAVPKPQPKAPPAPPPEADELFDGEVEPSPAPARARSSPRRPGPVRKR, from the coding sequence ATGCCGCCTCGCACAGCCACGGATCCTGAAGCCGGTCCCGGACCGCGCGCCGACGACCTGCTCGCCTGGTACGACCGGCATCGGCGGGTGCTGCCCTGGCGGGCGCTCGCCGGCGCGGCGCCGGATCCCTACCGGATCTGGCTGTCCGAGGTGATGCTGCAGCAGACCACCATCGCGGCGGTGCGGCCGTACTTCGAGCGCTTCCTGACGCGCTTTCCCGACATCTTCGCCCTCGCCGAGGCCCCCGAGGAGGCGGTGATGTCCGCCTGGGCCGGCCTCGGCTACTACTCCCGGGCCCGCAACCTCCACGCCTGCGCCAGAACGGTCGCGGCGGCCGGCGGGCGCTTCCCCGACACCGCCGAGGGCCTGCGCAAGCTCCCGGGAATCGGCGCCTACACGGCCGGCGCGATCGCCGCGATCGCCTTCGACCGGCAAGAGGCGGCCGTCGACGGCAATGTCGAGCGGGTCCTGAGCCGCGCCTACGCGGTGGAGGCCCCGCTCCCGGGGAGCCGGCCGGAGATCCGCCGCCTGACGCAGGCGCTCGTGCCGACGGACAGGCCGGGCGACTTCGCCCAGGCGCTGATGGATCTCGGCGCGACGATCTGCACGCCCAAGCGCCCCGCCTGCGCGCTCTGCCCGTGGATGCGGCCCTGCCGCGCCCGGTCGCTCGGCACGCAGGAGAGCTTCCCGCGCAAGATCAAGGTCGCCAAGGGGGCGCTCCGCCGCGGCGCCGCCTTCGTGGCGATCCGCAGCGGCGACGAGGCGGTGCTGCTGCGGACACGCCCGCCCGAGGGTCTGCTCGGCAACATGGCCGAGCCGCCGGGGAGCGCCTGGGAGCCGGATTACGACGTCGCCGCCGCCCTGCTGGACGCGCCGCTCGACGCGCGGTGGAAGCGGCTCCCGGGGCTGGTCCGCCACGGCTTCACGCACTTCCCCCTGGAGCTGACGGTCTTCGTGGCCCGCGTCGCGCTGGCGACACCGGCTCCGGCCGGCACGCGCTTCACGCCGCGCAGCGCCCTCGACGACGAGCCGCTGCCCGGCCTCATGCGCAAGGTCCTGGCGCACGCCTTCGACCCGAAGCCGGAGCCCGAGAAGAAGCCGCGCGGGCGGCCCAGGAAGGAACCGCCGCCGATGCCGCTGCTGGCGGCGATGGAGGCGCCGGTCTCGATGCCGGATCCCGAGCCGCGTCCGCGCGTGCGCGCCGTCCCCAAGCCTCAGCCGAAGGCGCCGCCGGCGCCGCCGCCCGAGGCGGACGAGTTGTTCGACGGGGAGGTCGAGCCATCGCCCGCACCGGCGCGGGCCCGGTCATCGCCGCGGCGGCCGGGGCCGGTCCGGAAGCGGTAG
- a CDS encoding DsbA family protein, which produces MTTRRDALKFSGLALGAGLALPYLGRPAQAQNSEMAALLQPGPLGDVWLGPADAKCTIIEYASMTCSHCAAFHRNTWPTLKERYIDTGKVRFTLREFPLDPLATAAFMLARCQGDSKYYPITDLLFDQQAAWAFTPKPVDALEQMLRQAGYNKQTFEACLKDQKIYSAVNAVKQRGLDVFKVDSTPTFFINGERYTGEMTVEGMEKVIKPIIGA; this is translated from the coding sequence ATGACGACGCGACGCGACGCTCTCAAGTTCTCCGGCCTCGCCCTCGGCGCCGGCCTCGCCCTGCCCTATCTCGGGCGGCCTGCCCAGGCGCAGAATTCCGAGATGGCGGCCCTGCTGCAGCCGGGCCCGCTCGGCGACGTCTGGCTGGGCCCGGCGGACGCGAAGTGCACGATCATCGAGTACGCCTCGATGACCTGCTCGCACTGCGCCGCCTTCCACCGGAACACGTGGCCGACCCTCAAGGAACGCTACATCGACACCGGCAAGGTGCGGTTCACCCTGCGCGAATTCCCCCTCGACCCGCTGGCCACCGCGGCCTTCATGCTCGCGCGCTGCCAGGGCGATTCCAAGTACTACCCGATCACCGACCTGCTGTTCGACCAGCAGGCGGCCTGGGCCTTCACGCCGAAGCCCGTGGACGCGCTGGAGCAGATGCTCCGGCAGGCGGGCTACAACAAGCAGACCTTCGAGGCCTGCCTGAAGGACCAGAAGATCTACAGCGCGGTCAACGCCGTGAAGCAGCGCGGCCTCGACGTCTTCAAGGTGGATTCGACCCCGACCTTCTTCATCAACGGCGAGCGCTACACCGGCGAGATGACCGTGGAGGGCATGGAGAAGGTGATCAAGCCGATCATCGGCGCCTGA
- a CDS encoding ATP-binding cassette domain-containing protein: MAAPPLLTLQDVALTFGGTPLITSASLAIAPGERTCLVGRNGSGKSTLMKIAAGLAEPDRGRRFVQPGTTIRYLAQEPDFTGFSTTLDFVEAGLPPGESTHRARYLLESLGLTGEEDPSKLSGGEGRRTALAQALAPEPDVLLLDEPTNHLDLPAIEWLETELKGTRAALVLISHDRRFLSALSRATIWLDRGETRRIDQGFSSFEAWRDAFFEEEERDQHKLDRKIAAEEHWLRYGVTARRKRNVRRLGNLHELRKNRREVRRPVGSVSMQASDAESSGSLVVEARDIAKSYGERKIVDGLSLRVMRGDRLGIVGANGAGKSTLINLLMGRLAPDAGQVVLGTNLLPVVLDQARAVLEPGMTVTDVLTGGRGDSVTVNGQSRHVVGYLKDFLFTPEQARTPVSVLSGGERNRLLIARALAQPANLLVLDEPTNDLDLETLDLLQEMLGDYQGTLILVSHDRDFLDRVVGSVLVSEGAGRWVEYAGGYSDMLVQRGQGVEARTVAPKTKEPRERAAPAAQPSGKPKLGFKDQHELKTLPARIEKLEAAIAQLRTILADPELYARDPARFDKASTMLAQAETELSQAEDRWLELEMLQAG, encoded by the coding sequence ATGGCCGCTCCCCCGCTCCTCACCCTCCAGGACGTCGCGCTCACCTTCGGCGGCACGCCGCTGATCACGAGCGCGAGCCTCGCCATCGCGCCGGGCGAGCGCACCTGCCTCGTCGGCCGGAACGGGTCCGGGAAGTCGACGCTCATGAAGATCGCCGCGGGCCTCGCGGAGCCCGACCGGGGCCGGCGATTCGTCCAGCCCGGCACGACGATCCGCTACCTCGCGCAGGAACCCGACTTCACGGGCTTCTCCACGACCCTGGACTTCGTCGAGGCCGGCCTGCCGCCGGGCGAATCGACCCACCGCGCCCGCTACCTGCTGGAGAGCCTCGGCCTGACCGGCGAGGAGGATCCGAGCAAGCTCTCCGGCGGCGAGGGACGCCGCACCGCGCTGGCGCAGGCGCTCGCTCCGGAGCCCGACGTGCTGCTCCTCGACGAGCCCACCAACCACCTCGACCTGCCGGCGATCGAGTGGCTCGAGACGGAGCTGAAGGGCACCCGCGCGGCCCTCGTACTCATCAGCCACGACCGGCGCTTCCTCTCGGCGCTGTCCCGGGCCACGATCTGGCTCGACCGCGGCGAGACGCGCCGGATCGACCAGGGCTTCTCCAGCTTCGAGGCGTGGCGCGACGCCTTCTTCGAGGAGGAGGAGCGGGACCAGCACAAGCTCGACCGCAAGATCGCCGCCGAGGAGCACTGGCTGCGCTACGGGGTCACCGCGCGGCGCAAGCGCAATGTCCGCCGGCTCGGCAACCTGCACGAGCTGCGCAAGAACCGCCGCGAGGTGCGTCGCCCGGTGGGCAGCGTCAGCATGCAGGCCTCCGACGCGGAATCCTCGGGAAGCCTCGTCGTCGAGGCCCGCGACATCGCGAAGAGCTACGGCGAGCGCAAGATCGTCGACGGCCTGTCCCTGCGGGTGATGCGGGGCGACCGGCTCGGCATCGTCGGGGCGAACGGCGCGGGCAAGAGCACCCTGATCAACCTGCTCATGGGCCGGCTCGCGCCGGATGCCGGGCAGGTCGTGCTCGGCACGAACCTGCTGCCGGTGGTGCTCGATCAGGCCCGCGCCGTGCTGGAGCCCGGGATGACCGTCACCGACGTGCTGACCGGCGGTCGCGGCGACAGTGTCACGGTGAACGGACAGAGCCGCCACGTGGTCGGCTACCTCAAGGACTTCCTGTTCACGCCCGAGCAGGCCCGCACGCCGGTCTCGGTGCTGTCCGGCGGCGAGCGCAACCGGCTGCTGATCGCCCGGGCCCTGGCCCAGCCGGCCAACCTCCTCGTCCTCGACGAGCCGACCAACGACCTCGACCTCGAGACCCTCGACCTGCTCCAGGAGATGCTGGGCGACTACCAGGGCACGCTGATCCTGGTCAGCCACGACCGCGACTTCCTCGACCGCGTGGTCGGCAGCGTGCTGGTCTCCGAGGGCGCCGGCCGGTGGGTCGAGTATGCCGGCGGCTACAGCGACATGCTGGTCCAGCGCGGGCAGGGCGTCGAGGCGCGCACCGTCGCGCCGAAGACCAAGGAGCCGCGCGAGCGCGCCGCTCCGGCGGCCCAGCCCTCGGGCAAGCCCAAGCTCGGCTTCAAGGACCAGCACGAGTTGAAGACCCTGCCGGCCCGCATCGAGAAGCTGGAGGCGGCGATCGCCCAGCTCCGGACGATCCTCGCCGACCCCGAGCTCTACGCCCGCGACCCGGCGCGGTTCGACAAGGCCTCGACCATGCTGGCCCAGGCCGAGACCGAGCTGTCGCAGGCGGAGGACCGCTGGCTGGAACTGGAGATGCTTCAGGCGGGGTGA
- a CDS encoding septal ring lytic transglycosylase RlpA family protein: MSFGFGKLVVSLGMLSTVVGTSLPAAAQSGAASWYGSGHRTANGERFNPNGLTAAHRSLPFGTRVRVENKRTGRSVVVRINDRGPFVRGRIIDLSRGSARALGMGGTTYVSLQVVH; the protein is encoded by the coding sequence ATGTCGTTTGGTTTCGGTAAGCTCGTTGTCTCACTTGGAATGCTGTCCACCGTCGTCGGAACAAGCCTCCCGGCCGCCGCGCAGAGCGGAGCGGCCTCCTGGTACGGGAGCGGCCATCGCACCGCCAACGGCGAGCGTTTCAACCCCAACGGACTGACCGCCGCCCATCGCAGCCTGCCGTTCGGAACCCGGGTCCGCGTCGAGAACAAGCGGACCGGCCGCTCGGTCGTCGTCCGCATCAACGACCGCGGCCCGTTCGTGCGCGGCCGCATCATCGATCTGTCGCGCGGCTCCGCCCGCGCCCTCGGCATGGGCGGCACGACCTACGTGTCGCTGCAGGTCGTGCACTGA
- a CDS encoding polyhydroxyalkanoic acid system family protein, with the protein MPKPLIVDIPHDLGRDEAKRRLEHGTDQARAFLAKSGITVDQLAWTGDRLDFGVSAVAQKIAGTIDVGAESVRLEVKLPFLLALFAEKIQKVASKEGNLLLTKK; encoded by the coding sequence ATGCCCAAGCCCCTCATCGTCGACATCCCGCACGACCTCGGCCGCGACGAGGCCAAGCGGCGCCTCGAGCACGGCACGGATCAGGCGCGGGCCTTCCTGGCCAAGAGCGGTATCACGGTGGACCAGCTCGCCTGGACGGGAGACCGCCTCGATTTCGGTGTGTCCGCGGTGGCGCAGAAGATCGCCGGCACGATCGACGTGGGCGCGGAGAGCGTCCGCCTCGAAGTGAAGCTGCCTTTCCTGCTCGCCCTGTTCGCCGAGAAGATCCAGAAGGTGGCGAGCAAGGAGGGCAATCTCCTGCTGACGAAGAAGTAG